CCTGCCTGAAACCCTTGTTGAGAGCGAACTTTTTGGCTATGAAAAGGGGGCTTTTACCGATGCCAAAGTGGCTAAAAAAGGACTGTTTGAGCTGGCTGAAGGGGGCACAATATATCTTGACGAAATCGGCGATATGAAGCCCTCTACGCAGGCAAAGATCCTGAGGGTTGTAGAAGAGCACACATTTAAGCGCATAGGCGGACTCAAGGATATAAGGGTGGACCTGAGAATTATCGCCGCTACGAACAAGGATTTGGGAAAGGCGGTAAAAGAGGGGAACTTCAGGGAGGACCTCTATTACAGGCTTAAGGTAATACCTATTGATGTTCCTCCGCTTAAAGAGAGGAAAGAGGATATAATTCCCTTGATTATGCATTTTGCAGCGGTATTCGGCAAAGAGATAAAAAAAGAGGTGAAGGGCATAACCCCAGAGGTTGAAGAACTGCTGATGAATTATCCATGGCCCGGCAACATAAGGGAGCTGAAGAATATTGTAGAAAGGCTTTGCATACTTGGAAGCGGAAATGTTATAGACCTGCAGTATCTCCCTGTGGAAATAGCGGATTATTCGCACAAGCCGATTACAAAGGAAGAGGAAGAAAAGACCGGAGAAGAAGTGCAGCTTGCGCTTCCCATGGGCGGCATTTCCCTTGAAGACCTTGAAAAAGATTTTATACGTCAGGCCTTGCAAATGGCTAACGGCAATCAGACAAAGGCGGCAAAACTGCTCCGCCTCACACGCGACGCCCTGAGATACAGGATGCAGAAATTCGGCTATCTTTAATTTGACACCGCTCTTTTGCTTATGTTAGTTTAAAAATTAAATGAAAGATTTATTCCATCAAGAAGATAGATTAGCATTAACACTGCGGCGCCGGATAAAAATCCCCGTTTTTTTTGTGCTGGT
This genomic window from Nitrospirota bacterium contains:
- a CDS encoding sigma-54-dependent Fis family transcriptional regulator; the protein is MNKILVIDDEKFITWSLKQGLEKEGYDVTTSGSGEEGLEVFKSETPDITLLDVHLSGIDGIKTLELIKELDKDALVIMITAHGGVEGAVKAIKLGAYDYIEKPFDLDRIKILIKKALETVTLKKEVRQLRGKQQEKYSFENIAGHSESMQKMIALAGKIAESDATTVLIQGESGVGKDLMAKTIHYNSARADKPFIEVTCTALPETLVESELFGYEKGAFTDAKVAKKGLFELAEGGTIYLDEIGDMKPSTQAKILRVVEEHTFKRIGGLKDIRVDLRIIAATNKDLGKAVKEGNFREDLYYRLKVIPIDVPPLKERKEDIIPLIMHFAAVFGKEIKKEVKGITPEVEELLMNYPWPGNIRELKNIVERLCILGSGNVIDLQYLPVEIADYSHKPITKEEEEKTGEEVQLALPMGGISLEDLEKDFIRQALQMANGNQTKAAKLLRLTRDALRYRMQKFGYL